The Paenibacillus sp. G2S3 region TAATCAAATCTGAAATCCGATCCAAAAAACAAGGTTAATAATAATGATAGGAAGGAGAACGCCTATAATGTAAATGAGGGAAAATTTATAGTTCAGTGGAATGTCATTCACTACTTTTCTAAATCTAAATTTTTTCTCTCCATATGAAACACCTTGCTTCCCCTAGAGCTAATGGTTTTTATTTTCATTTTTATAGACGGATGGTACTACCCCTACAATCAGCTTGAACTTATCTATAAAATAGTCTGTGTTTGAGAATCCCACCTGCACCGCTATATCCGATATTTTCAGCTGCGTTCGCTTTAGCAGACTTTTGGCTTCCTCAATCCTTTTGGCATTTAAATATTCACTAAAGCCCTGACCCGTTTGTTTCCTGAATAGCTGGCCCAAATAGGTAGAATTGATATGAAATTGCCGTGCTAAATCCTGAAGCTTCAATTTATTCCGAAATTCACGATCCACATACTGAATCACCTTGTAAATCGTATTTCGTTCATTCTGCTGCTCTAATTCAGATAGATAGACCGTCGCCAGCATACACAGACTTTGAACATAACGGCTTAATACAAAATAATCATTTAATTCACCTAGATTTCCATACTCTTGCTGAAGCTTTATCATCATCGTATCCGGGACACCATTCATTTGGGCTATCAGTGTACAGATCGTAAACTCTAAATGGGCCACCTGGGCTTGCACGACCTCAATCGTCAGCAGATTCTCTACGAAAGAGGCGAACGTTTCTTTTATACATGGCTGTATCTGTTCTATATCATTTGCCAGTACCTTATCCAGCAGCAGTTTGAAGTGATCCTCATGGTGTTCTTTCTTCTTTAGGATCCTAAGCTCGCTATAATAAAAGATCCCCTTCTTCTGCTGATGTGTCTTTCGTTTCCATACATCTAGTGCCTGCATATAGATTTCTCGAATCGAGCCTATGCCTACCATTCTAGCGCTAATCGCTAGGAGTACCGGTTCATGTAATTGTTCAGCGATATCCGAACGAATCTGGTTGAAGATAACTTCCAGACTCTCATTCCCAATAGAAGCAGACTCAAGAATGATCCCTGTTCTTCCCGATCGATCTTGAAAAAACGGGTACATCCCTCTGGAAAATAGTCGACGATCCGTAGATGAAATGGACTCATAGACGTGGCAGGTTCGATGAGAATACACATTAACTCTGCATTCGCTTGAAGCTTCAACGTGCTCCGGGTTAGAAGCTCTAAATTTTCGTTATACTCGCCTTGAATTAGACGGTTGACGATATTGTTTACGATAAAGAATTGCTTCTTATTAAGCTCTTTATTGGAAGCGATTTCATTTTGGATCATAGGCGTAATCCTGCTT contains the following coding sequences:
- a CDS encoding AraC family transcriptional regulator, which gives rise to MVGIGSIREIYMQALDVWKRKTHQQKKGIFYYSELRILKKKEHHEDHFKLLLDKVLANDIEQIQPCIKETFASFVENLLTIEVVQAQVAHLEFTICTLIAQMNGVPDTMMIKLQQEYGNLGELNDYFVLSRYVQSLCMLATVYLSELEQQNERNTIYKVIQYVDREFRNKLKLQDLARQFHINSTYLGQLFRKQTGQGFSEYLNAKRIEEAKSLLKRTQLKISDIAVQVGFSNTDYFIDKFKLIVGVVPSVYKNENKNH
- a CDS encoding response regulator, giving the protein MLKVLIVDDEPWVLEGLRTMIDWEKYGFEVCGEAHNGSEAMRLIQEYKPELVLTDINMPVINGLELIAKLNEVMTNPPKFVVLTGYDDFKYARTALQQRVNDYLLKPIDDEEIESLLSRITPMIQNEIASNKELNKKQFFIVNNIVNRLIQGEYNENLELLTRSTLKLQANAELMCILIEPATSMSPFHLRIVDYFPEGCTRFFKIDREEQGSFLSLLLLGMRVWKLSSTRFVRISLNNYMNRYS